The Streptomyces spororaveus genome includes a region encoding these proteins:
- a CDS encoding ABC transporter permease, translated as MTTTLAAPDPVADFPAELRPARTDVRTATRTFFFILWRDIFVTGRELGPFLAQVLVEPFFILFVFGKVLGELGYTSGGFQQILLPGVVALNSFLVSLQNTALPLVIDFSWTKEIEDRLLAPIPTSLVAVEKLVFGALRGIIASLVMIPVGFLILDDVSWPMDSFLPTLGVLLMGALAGSTVGLTIGTLAPPRHISVIFAVTLTPLMFTGCTQFPWHSLADIRWFQALCAINPLTYVSEGIRALLLPPGGPGSIPLWIDLLALSGAIVLFGLIGIMGFHRRAQD; from the coding sequence ATGACGACCACCCTCGCGGCACCCGACCCGGTCGCCGACTTCCCGGCGGAGCTGCGGCCGGCGCGTACCGACGTACGCACCGCGACCCGCACGTTCTTCTTCATCCTGTGGCGGGACATCTTCGTCACCGGCCGCGAACTGGGCCCCTTCCTCGCCCAGGTGCTCGTGGAGCCGTTCTTCATCCTGTTCGTCTTCGGTAAGGTCCTCGGCGAACTCGGTTACACCAGCGGCGGGTTCCAGCAGATCCTGCTGCCGGGCGTGGTGGCGCTCAACAGTTTCCTGGTCAGCCTGCAGAACACGGCGCTGCCCCTGGTCATCGACTTCTCCTGGACCAAGGAGATCGAGGACCGCCTCCTCGCGCCGATCCCCACCAGCCTGGTGGCCGTCGAGAAGCTGGTCTTCGGGGCGCTGCGCGGGATCATCGCCTCGCTGGTGATGATCCCCGTCGGCTTCCTGATCCTCGACGACGTGTCCTGGCCGATGGACAGCTTCCTGCCCACGCTGGGCGTGCTGCTGATGGGTGCGCTGGCGGGCAGCACGGTGGGCCTCACCATCGGCACGCTGGCCCCGCCGCGGCACATCAGCGTCATCTTCGCGGTGACGCTGACTCCGCTGATGTTCACCGGCTGCACCCAGTTCCCCTGGCACAGCCTGGCGGACATCCGCTGGTTCCAGGCACTGTGCGCCATCAACCCGCTGACCTACGTCAGCGAGGGGATCCGCGCCCTGCTGCTGCCGCCCGGCGGTCCCGGCTCGATTCCGCTGTGGATCGATCTGCTCGCCCTGAGCGGCGCGATCGTGCTCTTCGGACTCATCGGCATCATGGGGTTCCACCGCAGGGCGCAGGACTGA
- a CDS encoding ACP S-malonyltransferase yields MTNSDSEQTPPTDSAGRADRTGTAIVFPGMGPSAFAEVGKFLLLDPYARQRLAEADEALGYSVFDRFRTSEEDYSVYSQIAFLVNSMAMADRAVDTLGISPTVCTGPSFGQKAAAAFVGSLPFADVVRLTADLARCEEEYFTGAYEDVVTHSFVRTPQERLDEILAGFDDRGAWYDISGRLDAGFHMVSVQEKELEGLKAGISAAGGYSMYSMRPPVHAAAFSALRRKAEEEVFAGYELADPALPVVADQDGTVVRDAAGMRTMMLDTFDRPIHWPSVVASLKGLGVGTVCVSGPDNLFHRLDLTKDSFEVVTVGLPKKRSRERERRVA; encoded by the coding sequence ATGACCAATTCCGATTCCGAGCAGACTCCCCCGACCGATTCCGCCGGTCGTGCCGACCGGACCGGGACGGCCATCGTCTTTCCCGGCATGGGCCCCTCGGCATTCGCGGAGGTCGGAAAGTTCCTTCTGCTCGACCCCTACGCGCGTCAGCGCCTCGCAGAGGCCGACGAGGCGCTCGGCTATTCGGTGTTCGACCGATTCCGCACCTCCGAGGAGGACTACTCGGTCTATTCGCAGATCGCCTTCCTGGTGAACTCGATGGCGATGGCCGACCGGGCGGTGGACACGCTCGGCATCTCTCCCACCGTCTGCACCGGCCCGAGCTTCGGCCAGAAGGCCGCCGCCGCCTTCGTCGGATCGCTGCCCTTCGCGGACGTCGTCCGGCTCACCGCGGACCTGGCCCGCTGCGAGGAGGAGTACTTCACCGGCGCGTACGAGGACGTCGTCACGCACTCCTTCGTCCGCACCCCGCAGGAACGGCTGGACGAGATCCTCGCCGGCTTCGACGACCGCGGCGCCTGGTACGACATCTCGGGCCGGCTGGACGCCGGTTTCCACATGGTGTCCGTACAGGAGAAGGAGCTCGAAGGGCTGAAGGCGGGCATCAGCGCGGCAGGCGGCTACTCCATGTACTCGATGCGCCCGCCCGTGCACGCGGCGGCCTTCTCGGCGCTGCGCCGGAAGGCGGAGGAGGAGGTGTTCGCCGGGTACGAGCTGGCCGACCCCGCCCTGCCCGTGGTCGCCGACCAGGACGGCACGGTCGTCCGGGACGCCGCCGGGATGCGCACGATGATGCTGGACACCTTCGACCGGCCCATCCACTGGCCGAGTGTGGTGGCGTCGCTGAAGGGGCTCGGCGTGGGCACGGTGTGCGTGTCCGGCCCCGACAACCTCTTCCACCGCCTCGACCTCACCAAGGACAGCTTCGAGGTCGTGACGGTGGGGCTGCCGAAGAAGCGCTCCCGTGAGCGTGAGCGGCGCGTCGCCTGA